A stretch of Sphingomicrobium flavum DNA encodes these proteins:
- a CDS encoding protein adenylyltransferase SelO family protein gives MAQSQPYRGDPRILELGEAFFDPVAPAEFPETTERFFHHRHAASVGLDHLSEEARVRHFERFEPLPDNLTQPLALRYHGHQFRHYNPELGDGRGFLIAQLRDGDDRLLDLGTKGSGQTPWSRRGDGRLTLKGGVREILATEMLEALGVNTSKTFALYETGESLWRGDEPSPTRSSVLTRLSHGHIRIGTFQRQAYMEDTAALAQLTDYCLRHLYGEEPEGDEAARAERLFDLVCTATAGLAASYMVAGFVHGVLNSDNIAITGESFDYGPWRFTPYWDEHFTAAYFDETGLYSFGRQPEAIHWDLAQLGGCLSLLAPAEPLQAVLVDWSRRFDLALVPMLLKRLGIAQSEAKEDSELAQWIVAALAAQTVTIDRFFFDWRGARDPGADGPYADQAFRQIASLIEGREGERGHAYWSDDAPCSMPIEEVEALWEPIAERDDWAPLYAKIAAIRRMGEAMAT, from the coding sequence ATGGCGCAATCGCAACCCTATCGTGGCGACCCCAGGATTTTGGAACTGGGCGAAGCCTTTTTCGATCCCGTCGCCCCGGCCGAATTCCCGGAGACGACCGAGCGCTTCTTCCATCACCGCCATGCCGCCAGCGTGGGCCTCGATCATCTGTCGGAAGAGGCGCGCGTCCGCCATTTCGAGCGGTTCGAGCCCCTGCCGGACAATCTTACCCAGCCGCTGGCGCTGCGCTATCACGGTCATCAGTTTCGCCATTACAATCCGGAGCTGGGCGACGGGCGCGGCTTCCTGATTGCGCAATTGCGCGATGGCGATGACCGGCTGCTCGATCTTGGCACCAAGGGCAGCGGGCAGACGCCGTGGAGCCGGCGCGGCGATGGGCGGCTGACGCTGAAAGGCGGGGTGCGCGAAATCCTTGCCACCGAAATGCTGGAGGCATTGGGCGTCAATACGTCCAAGACCTTTGCGCTCTACGAGACGGGCGAGAGCCTGTGGCGCGGGGATGAGCCCTCCCCCACCCGCTCCAGCGTGCTGACGCGGCTTTCGCATGGTCATATCCGCATCGGCACCTTCCAGCGCCAGGCCTATATGGAAGACACAGCCGCGCTGGCGCAGCTGACCGATTATTGCCTGCGCCACCTTTATGGCGAAGAGCCAGAAGGCGATGAAGCGGCGCGAGCCGAGCGCCTGTTCGACCTGGTCTGCACCGCGACCGCCGGGCTGGCAGCCTCCTATATGGTCGCGGGTTTCGTGCATGGCGTACTGAACAGCGACAATATCGCGATTACGGGCGAGAGCTTTGATTATGGCCCGTGGCGCTTCACGCCTTATTGGGACGAGCATTTCACCGCCGCCTATTTCGACGAGACCGGGCTCTACAGCTTTGGCCGCCAGCCCGAGGCCATCCATTGGGACTTGGCGCAACTCGGCGGCTGCCTGTCGCTGCTGGCGCCTGCCGAGCCCCTGCAGGCGGTCCTGGTCGATTGGTCACGCCGCTTCGATCTCGCGCTGGTGCCAATGCTGCTGAAGCGCCTCGGCATCGCGCAATCGGAGGCCAAGGAGGATAGCGAGCTGGCACAGTGGATCGTGGCCGCGCTGGCCGCCCAGACCGTCACCATCGACCGCTTCTTCTTCGACTGGCGCGGCGCGCGCGATCCGGGGGCGGATGGCCCCTATGCGGACCAGGCCTTCCGCCAGATCGCCAGCCTAATCGAAGGGCGCGAGGGCGAGCGCGGGCATGCATATTGGTCGGACGATGCGCCCTGTTCCATGCCTATCGAGGAAGTCGAAGCGCTGTGGGAACCCATTGCCGAGCGCGACGATTGGGCACCTCTATATGCCAAGATCGCCGCTATCCGCCGGATGGGCGAAGCGATGGCGACTTGA
- a CDS encoding alpha/beta fold hydrolase, whose protein sequence is MPAYKDKFYNSADMELKLHYRDYDGPHERPPILCLPGLTRNARDFEPVAERFAGEWRVICPSFRGRGLSARDPKPERYEPAVYAADTLKLLDQLGIADAVFVGTSLGGIVTMLMSSTDGERIAGALLNDIAPEIAEAGLERIRTYVGKQPIFESYADAGAALGQSMGTIYPDWGAAEWERFARRLMKEVKGGVQHDYDPRIADNFNKVMEEPRNHAWHLLGGLTEVPVTILRGGASDLFTAEVATRMAGELPNAELVTIDDVGHAPSFDEPGSIAALERLLARVLDAQ, encoded by the coding sequence GTGCCAGCTTATAAGGACAAGTTCTACAATAGCGCCGACATGGAGCTGAAGCTTCATTATCGCGATTATGACGGGCCGCATGAGCGCCCTCCGATCCTGTGCCTGCCCGGCCTGACCCGCAACGCGCGCGATTTCGAACCGGTGGCGGAGCGTTTCGCGGGCGAATGGCGCGTGATCTGCCCCAGCTTTCGCGGCCGCGGTCTGTCGGCGCGCGATCCCAAACCCGAACGCTATGAACCCGCCGTCTATGCCGCCGATACATTGAAGCTGCTCGACCAGCTCGGCATCGCCGATGCGGTGTTCGTCGGGACCTCGCTCGGCGGGATCGTCACGATGCTGATGAGCTCGACCGATGGCGAACGCATTGCCGGCGCGCTGCTCAACGACATCGCCCCCGAAATCGCCGAAGCGGGGCTGGAGCGCATCCGCACCTACGTCGGCAAGCAACCGATTTTCGAAAGCTATGCCGACGCCGGGGCGGCGCTCGGCCAAAGCATGGGCACCATCTATCCCGATTGGGGCGCAGCAGAATGGGAGCGCTTCGCCCGCCGCCTGATGAAAGAGGTGAAGGGCGGGGTGCAGCATGATTATGACCCGCGCATCGCCGACAATTTCAACAAGGTGATGGAAGAGCCGCGCAACCATGCCTGGCACCTGCTGGGCGGGCTGACCGAAGTGCCGGTCACGATCCTGCGCGGCGGGGCGAGCGACCTTTTCACCGCAGAGGTCGCCACACGCATGGCGGGCGAACTGCCCAATGCCGAACTGGTCACGATCGACGATGTCGGGCACGCACCCAGCTTCGATGAACCCGGCTCGATTGCCGCGCTCGAACGATTGCTGGCCCGCGTCCTCGACGCGCAATGA
- a CDS encoding porin family protein, which produces MKTILSAAALATALIATPAAAQEANPFEGARIGANIGFADDDLFGTNEFTYGVEVGYDFAGNDKLVLGVTGEFQKSDDIDRELALGGRIGARVGNNGLIYGTASYSNLEVLDIKLDGVRFGIGGEIALGDNAFAKIEQRYGNYELDVDLWQTVIGAGFRF; this is translated from the coding sequence GTGAAGACCATTCTCAGCGCAGCAGCGCTTGCAACCGCGCTCATCGCTACTCCGGCTGCCGCGCAGGAAGCCAACCCGTTCGAAGGCGCCCGTATCGGCGCGAACATCGGTTTTGCCGATGACGACCTCTTTGGCACCAACGAATTCACCTACGGCGTCGAAGTCGGTTACGACTTCGCCGGCAACGACAAGCTGGTCCTTGGCGTGACCGGCGAGTTCCAGAAGAGCGACGATATCGATCGCGAACTGGCCCTGGGCGGCCGCATCGGCGCCCGCGTCGGCAATAACGGCCTCATCTACGGCACCGCTTCCTATTCCAACCTTGAAGTCCTCGACATCAAGCTGGACGGCGTGCGCTTCGGCATCGGCGGCGAAATCGCCCTCGGTGACAATGCTTTTGCCAAGATCGAACAGCGTTACGGCAACTATGAGCTGGACGTCGACCTGTGGCAGACCGTGATCGGTGCCGGCTTCCGCTTCTAA
- a CDS encoding SCO family protein, with product MKLAKIRIALWVVVVLALAVYAFMQLRPATLAPQGEPMDLRSSIGGPFTLVGADGEPFSSMQLDGRPHAIFFGFTHCPDVCPATLAKLVNYRKAIGEDAFDIVFISVDPKRDGPEEVGQYSDTFETPVIGLTGSQAQIDKVKDLFGIESREMDDGFGGYTVNHTSTVFLMDGEGNFISSLSPEEGRQPSIAKLRRIAG from the coding sequence ATGAAACTGGCCAAGATCCGTATCGCTTTGTGGGTCGTCGTCGTTCTGGCGCTGGCGGTCTATGCCTTCATGCAGCTGCGCCCCGCAACGCTTGCCCCGCAAGGTGAGCCGATGGACCTGCGTTCCAGCATCGGCGGTCCCTTCACGCTTGTCGGGGCCGATGGCGAGCCCTTTTCCAGTATGCAGCTTGACGGCCGCCCCCATGCCATCTTCTTCGGCTTCACCCATTGCCCCGATGTCTGCCCGGCGACGCTCGCCAAGCTGGTCAATTATCGCAAGGCCATCGGCGAAGACGCATTCGACATCGTCTTCATCAGCGTCGATCCCAAGCGCGATGGACCCGAAGAGGTTGGCCAATATTCGGACACGTTCGAGACGCCCGTCATCGGCCTGACCGGCAGCCAGGCGCAGATCGACAAGGTGAAGGACCTGTTCGGCATCGAAAGCAGGGAAATGGACGACGGGTTTGGCGGCTATACCGTCAACCACACCTCGACCGTCTTCCTGATGGACGGCGAGGGCAATTTCATCAGCAGCCTGTCGCCCGAAGAAGGGCGTCAGCCTTCGATCGCCAAGCTGCGCCGCATCGCCGGCTGA
- a CDS encoding copper chaperone PCu(A)C — translation MHKILTLIPAAVLLSSCTMEAEQVCSSEDIAIADGWARATAEGSPMGAAYFTLSNTGDCTAVLLSAFTDIAGVASLHETRNTGTMSSMEAIERLDIAAGETVAFEPGGKHVMLGRLEKQLVAGESFTLTLSFEGIDAIETEIAIVEPGSR, via the coding sequence ATGCACAAGATCCTGACCCTGATTCCCGCCGCCGTCCTGCTCTCCTCCTGCACGATGGAGGCCGAGCAGGTCTGTTCGTCCGAAGACATTGCAATCGCCGATGGCTGGGCGCGCGCCACCGCCGAGGGCAGCCCGATGGGCGCGGCCTATTTTACCCTGAGCAATACTGGCGACTGTACCGCCGTGCTGCTCTCCGCTTTCACAGACATTGCCGGCGTCGCCTCGCTGCACGAAACGCGCAACACCGGCACGATGAGCAGCATGGAAGCGATCGAAAGGCTCGACATTGCGGCAGGCGAAACCGTGGCGTTCGAACCGGGGGGCAAGCATGTCATGCTCGGCCGGCTCGAAAAGCAGCTGGTCGCGGGCGAGAGCTTCACGCTGACGCTCAGCTTCGAGGGAATCGACGCCATCGAGACCGAGATCGCCATCGTCGAGCCGGGATCGCGTTGA
- a CDS encoding protein-L-isoaspartate O-methyltransferase family protein: MSANPRQVMIDSQLRPQGVNDRAILAAFAAIPREDYVPEGMKDVAYRDRSVPLGDGRFMIPAAALGAMLQALGKCDKKNALVVGPGADYAAALLDYLGYEVTALDGAKGDIAKGHKKGAPYDAILLLGAAEERPEELIKQLAEGGRIVMGRADRGVTRLAAGTKAGGAVALDDFADAQLPLVEEFARKPAFSF, encoded by the coding sequence ATGTCCGCCAATCCGCGCCAGGTCATGATCGACAGCCAGCTTCGTCCCCAGGGCGTCAATGATCGTGCGATCCTGGCCGCCTTCGCCGCCATCCCGCGCGAGGATTATGTGCCCGAGGGCATGAAGGACGTGGCCTATCGCGATCGCTCGGTCCCGCTTGGCGACGGCCGTTTCATGATCCCCGCCGCCGCGCTGGGCGCGATGCTGCAGGCGCTGGGCAAGTGCGACAAGAAGAATGCGCTCGTGGTCGGGCCGGGGGCGGACTATGCCGCCGCCCTGCTTGACTATCTTGGCTATGAAGTGACCGCGTTGGACGGCGCCAAGGGCGATATCGCCAAGGGTCACAAGAAGGGCGCACCTTATGACGCGATCCTGCTGCTGGGCGCCGCAGAAGAGCGCCCCGAGGAACTGATCAAGCAGTTGGCCGAAGGCGGCCGCATCGTGATGGGGCGCGCCGATCGCGGGGTCACCCGGCTGGCTGCGGGCACCAAGGCGGGCGGAGCGGTGGCGCTCGACGATTTCGCCGATGCCCAATTGCCGCTCGTCGAAGAGTTCGCGCGTAAACCGGCTTTTTCCTTTTGA
- a CDS encoding TolC family outer membrane protein: MFVKISLAAALLSSTAQPADTDTLREALAQTYQTNPTLTGQRESLKATDALVEIARAGGRPTVTGTVGVTRDISQSGVLQRTSQGPFLNGRIDANMPLFQGGTVRNDIKAAKMRVEAGRATLRAVEGDIFVEAVGAYMDVMRDRAVVELNRNQVDVLNTNLQAAGDRFEIGDVTRTDVAQSDARLQLAQSRLATAEGNLAASEENYRRIIGDTPGALAPPPPLPPFPATADAAVRVALADNPDLIALARQAEAAGYDVGSAMGSRLPTVSANASGQYINTLAGDVGGNPFTGQSNPRTATSTSVGLSARVPLFQGGLPSARVARARALEGQTFEQLIATERAVISNTRSAFARYEAAQRAIVANQTAVEANSLALEGARLENSIGTRTILDVLNAEQELLNTQVDLVTAQRNAYVAGFQLLNAMGQAEADDLGLDGGPLYDPLGNYRDVSHTWWDWSGGQQNRLDSTRTVLPGETPENPIVDDALLEDVTDGQ; the protein is encoded by the coding sequence ATGTTCGTAAAAATCAGCCTGGCAGCGGCTTTGCTTTCCAGCACCGCGCAGCCTGCAGACACGGACACGCTCCGCGAAGCCCTGGCGCAGACCTACCAGACCAATCCTACGCTCACCGGCCAGCGTGAATCGCTCAAGGCGACCGACGCGCTGGTCGAAATCGCTCGCGCCGGTGGCCGTCCTACCGTCACCGGCACGGTCGGCGTGACGCGAGACATCTCGCAGTCGGGCGTGCTCCAGCGCACCAGCCAGGGCCCGTTCCTGAACGGCCGGATCGATGCCAACATGCCGCTCTTCCAGGGCGGCACCGTGCGTAACGACATCAAGGCCGCCAAGATGCGCGTCGAAGCCGGTCGCGCGACGCTGCGCGCGGTCGAAGGCGACATCTTCGTCGAGGCGGTCGGCGCTTATATGGACGTGATGCGCGACCGCGCAGTGGTCGAGCTGAACCGCAACCAGGTCGACGTCCTCAACACCAATTTGCAGGCTGCCGGCGACCGCTTTGAAATTGGCGACGTCACCCGCACCGATGTAGCCCAGTCGGATGCGCGCCTCCAGCTGGCGCAGTCGCGTCTGGCGACGGCCGAAGGCAATCTTGCCGCCTCGGAAGAAAATTATCGCCGCATCATCGGCGATACGCCGGGCGCGCTCGCCCCGCCGCCGCCCTTGCCGCCCTTTCCCGCCACCGCCGATGCCGCCGTGCGCGTCGCACTGGCCGACAATCCCGATCTGATCGCGCTGGCGCGCCAGGCCGAAGCCGCGGGCTATGACGTGGGCAGCGCGATGGGCAGCCGCCTCCCCACCGTGTCGGCGAACGCAAGCGGGCAATATATCAACACGCTGGCCGGCGATGTGGGGGGCAACCCCTTCACCGGGCAGAGCAATCCGCGCACCGCAACCTCCACCTCGGTCGGCCTGTCGGCGCGCGTCCCGCTGTTCCAGGGCGGCCTGCCTTCGGCCCGCGTGGCCCGCGCCCGCGCGCTCGAAGGCCAGACCTTCGAACAGCTGATCGCGACCGAGCGCGCGGTGATCTCCAATACCCGTTCGGCTTTCGCCCGCTACGAAGCTGCCCAGCGCGCCATTGTCGCCAACCAGACCGCGGTAGAGGCCAACTCGCTGGCGCTGGAAGGCGCGCGGCTGGAAAATTCGATCGGCACGCGCACCATCCTCGACGTGCTCAACGCGGAACAGGAATTGCTCAACACGCAGGTCGACCTCGTCACTGCGCAGCGCAACGCCTATGTCGCCGGCTTCCAGCTGTTGAACGCCATGGGTCAGGCCGAAGCCGACGATCTCGGCCTCGACGGCGGCCCGCTCTACGATCCGCTCGGCAATTATCGCGACGTCTCGCACACTTGGTGGGATTGGTCGGGCGGCCAGCAGAACCGGCTCGATTCGACCCGCACGGTGCTGCCGGGTGAAACACCCGAAAACCCGATTGTCGACGATGCGCTGCTCGAAGACGTGACAGACGGCCAGTAA
- a CDS encoding DUF2497 domain-containing protein has translation MSAPNQPSMEDILASIKKVIAEEKEFRASPRAENDSDEEVLELDRSMEEEPVDGTGHDPAAPSAEEASLMAEEAAGTSRAKLEELAGVAASAPAAAAGNPLEDMVREMLRPMLKAWLDEKLPGIVDEHVRREISRITGRKL, from the coding sequence ATGAGCGCGCCGAACCAGCCCTCGATGGAAGATATTCTCGCCTCGATCAAAAAGGTGATCGCGGAGGAGAAGGAATTTCGCGCCTCGCCGCGGGCCGAAAATGATTCCGATGAGGAGGTGCTGGAGCTGGACCGTAGCATGGAGGAGGAGCCGGTCGACGGCACCGGCCATGATCCCGCTGCGCCCAGCGCCGAGGAAGCCAGCCTGATGGCCGAGGAAGCCGCTGGCACCAGCCGCGCCAAGCTGGAAGAGCTGGCCGGTGTCGCGGCCTCCGCGCCGGCCGCCGCTGCCGGCAACCCGCTGGAAGACATGGTCCGCGAAATGCTGCGCCCCATGCTCAAGGCCTGGCTCGATGAAAAATTGCCGGGCATCGTCGATGAGCATGTCCGCCGCGAAATCAGCCGGATTACGGGGCGCAAGCTCTAA
- a CDS encoding S9 family peptidase, which yields MKTILALSTLAASTILASAAAHARPMTPEDLVKMKRLGGVSVSAEEDAVLYSVSAANADMASRTTTHMLHSLETGSAEAVPELAEYKARSARFGGDNAIWFVSSKSGNDQLYRLTATGEVQQMTSLQGGSIDDFVLAPNAASAVLVATRDLRCVDFECANVPAAPKSAANVQTYDEIFVRQWDTWVEQGVKSRIFGYRLQGDKLVGGQPLDKGLTGNTPSRPFGGTEEIAIAPGGEAVYFAQRMGGASEPTSTNLDIYYSPIDGVVAPYNLTSNNPAHDNMPTISPDGQTMAYVAMARPGYESDRFVLNLRNLATGEVRALTQDWDASIGSIAWTPDSSGLIVGIGEVMEHPIYRVDAATGARTRLTDTGNAGNAIPLSNGGIIHTSNSILEPTDLYLKQGDATVRLTDLNRAVLNELDPMEFEKFSFAGANGDTVWGFRLKPADAESDLPIAFVVHGGPQGSFGNGWSTRWNPRTLSGSRYAVVSIDFHGSTGYGQAFTDSINKDWGGKPLEDLKLGLAHALEMDDQLDGERICALGASYGGYMMNWIQGHWSDRFSCIINHAGLFDMRSFYYVTEELWFPRWDLGGRYADAKDTYEKWNPVNYVDNWKTPMLVIHGLKDFRVPYGQGLGAFTALQERGIPSRLVVFPDENHWILNGANSLEWHREVHGWMDRWTAEEGPDRSLDTMQ from the coding sequence ATGAAGACCATCCTCGCGCTCAGCACGCTCGCCGCCTCGACCATCCTCGCTTCCGCTGCCGCCCATGCGCGGCCGATGACACCCGAAGATCTGGTCAAGATGAAGCGATTGGGCGGGGTGTCGGTTTCAGCCGAAGAGGATGCCGTCCTCTATTCGGTCTCCGCCGCCAATGCGGACATGGCTTCGCGCACCACCACCCACATGCTGCACAGCCTGGAAACGGGCAGCGCCGAAGCCGTGCCCGAACTGGCCGAATATAAGGCCCGCTCTGCCCGCTTCGGCGGCGACAATGCCATCTGGTTCGTCTCCTCAAAGTCGGGCAATGACCAGCTCTATCGCCTGACGGCCACGGGCGAGGTTCAGCAGATGACGAGCCTTCAAGGCGGATCGATCGACGATTTCGTGCTGGCCCCCAATGCCGCCAGCGCCGTGCTGGTCGCCACACGCGACCTGCGCTGCGTGGATTTCGAATGCGCCAACGTGCCCGCCGCGCCCAAGAGCGCCGCCAACGTCCAGACCTATGACGAAATTTTCGTGCGCCAGTGGGACACATGGGTCGAACAGGGCGTCAAATCGCGCATCTTCGGTTACCGGCTGCAGGGCGACAAATTGGTCGGCGGACAGCCGCTCGACAAGGGCCTGACCGGCAACACCCCCTCGCGCCCCTTTGGCGGGACCGAGGAAATCGCCATCGCGCCCGGCGGCGAGGCAGTCTATTTCGCCCAGCGCATGGGCGGCGCCAGCGAACCGACCTCGACCAATCTCGATATCTATTACTCGCCCATCGACGGCGTGGTCGCGCCCTACAACCTCACCTCCAACAACCCTGCGCATGACAATATGCCGACCATTTCGCCCGACGGGCAGACCATGGCCTATGTCGCCATGGCGCGCCCCGGCTATGAGAGCGACCGTTTCGTCCTCAACCTGCGCAACCTGGCCACCGGCGAAGTGCGCGCGTTGACGCAGGATTGGGACGCCAGCATCGGCTCGATCGCCTGGACGCCGGACAGCAGCGGCCTGATCGTCGGCATTGGCGAAGTGATGGAGCATCCGATCTATCGCGTCGATGCCGCCACCGGTGCGCGCACCCGCCTGACTGATACCGGCAACGCCGGCAATGCAATCCCGCTCAGCAATGGCGGCATCATCCACACCAGCAATTCGATCCTCGAGCCGACTGATCTCTATCTGAAGCAGGGCGATGCCACGGTCCGCCTGACCGATCTCAATCGCGCGGTGCTGAATGAACTCGACCCGATGGAGTTCGAGAAGTTCAGCTTTGCGGGCGCCAATGGCGATACCGTCTGGGGCTTCCGGTTGAAGCCCGCCGATGCTGAAAGCGACCTGCCTATCGCCTTCGTCGTCCATGGCGGGCCGCAGGGCAGCTTCGGCAATGGCTGGTCCACCCGCTGGAACCCGCGCACGCTGTCGGGCAGCCGCTACGCCGTCGTCTCGATCGATTTCCATGGCTCGACCGGATACGGCCAGGCCTTCACCGACAGCATCAACAAGGATTGGGGCGGCAAGCCGCTCGAAGATCTGAAGCTCGGCCTCGCCCACGCGCTGGAGATGGACGATCAGCTCGATGGTGAGCGCATCTGTGCGCTTGGCGCTTCTTATGGCGGCTATATGATGAACTGGATCCAGGGCCATTGGTCGGATCGCTTCAGCTGCATCATCAACCATGCCGGCCTCTTCGATATGCGCAGCTTCTATTATGTCACCGAAGAACTCTGGTTCCCGCGCTGGGATCTTGGCGGCCGCTATGCCGACGCCAAGGACACTTATGAAAAGTGGAATCCGGTCAACTATGTCGACAATTGGAAGACCCCGATGCTGGTCATCCACGGCCTCAAGGATTTCCGCGTCCCTTACGGGCAGGGCCTCGGCGCCTTCACCGCGCTGCAGGAACGCGGCATCCCTTCGCGCCTGGTCGTTTTCCCGGATGAAAATCACTGGATCCTGAACGGCGCCAATTCGCTCGAATGGCACCGCGAAGTGCATGGCTGGATGGACCGCTGGACCGCCGAGGAAGGGCCCGATCGCAGCCTCGACACCATGCAGTGA